From Paraflavitalea devenefica, the proteins below share one genomic window:
- a CDS encoding hybrid sensor histidine kinase/response regulator, which translates to MFITAEPIRILIVDDDEDDFFITDSVIKDISGGNFIVHWCYKYTEALDHICHKRYDLYFIDYFLGAKTGLDLLREAVERDCEAPMILLTGKGNHALDIEAMRVGAADYLTKPELTVEKMERCIRYSMEKARSLKALRDNELKYRNIFERSKDAIFLADTSLQFITVNMATSSLLGYTAEELSNMTFYDLMPEEKEAESLRELIKTGEVDDVETDLLNKNGEERTCIFSATIIERPDGTHYVQGILHDITGLRKAEKSVLMAEKLAATGRLARTLAHEIRNPLTNIHLSLDHLRTSDISEAQLNYFGIIQRNAKRIGAIISELLDTARPSDMILQNTSLQDILDESITAAMDRIVLKNIKLQIRYPEHILFIPADKDKLKIAFLNIIINAVEAMEEEQGRLEVVVINHPHACEVRITDNGTGISEENLQRLFEPYFTSKRNGLGLGLAATLNILQAHHAQVDVHSVMGVGTSFVIMFRHKSREPFPQGGGSTAGDAAEKKLSS; encoded by the coding sequence ATGTTTATTACCGCCGAGCCGATACGTATTCTGATTGTAGATGATGATGAAGATGACTTCTTTATCACCGACAGCGTTATTAAAGACATTAGCGGCGGCAACTTTATTGTGCACTGGTGTTACAAGTATACTGAAGCGCTGGACCATATTTGCCATAAGCGGTACGACCTTTATTTCATCGATTATTTCCTGGGCGCCAAAACCGGTCTTGACCTGTTGCGGGAAGCGGTGGAACGGGATTGCGAAGCCCCGATGATCCTGCTCACCGGTAAGGGCAATCATGCGTTGGATATAGAAGCCATGCGTGTAGGGGCCGCTGACTACCTTACCAAACCGGAGCTGACCGTTGAAAAGATGGAGCGGTGTATCCGTTATTCCATGGAGAAAGCGCGGTCGCTGAAAGCCTTGCGGGATAATGAGCTTAAATACCGTAATATCTTTGAGCGCTCCAAAGATGCCATCTTCCTGGCAGATACCTCCCTGCAGTTCATTACTGTAAACATGGCCACTTCCAGTCTGCTGGGGTATACGGCAGAAGAGTTATCCAATATGACCTTTTATGATCTGATGCCGGAAGAAAAGGAGGCTGAGTCATTACGGGAATTAATAAAAACCGGGGAAGTGGATGATGTGGAAACCGACCTGCTGAACAAGAACGGGGAAGAACGCACCTGTATTTTTTCCGCCACCATTATTGAACGGCCTGATGGTACGCACTATGTACAGGGCATTTTGCACGATATTACGGGCTTGCGTAAAGCAGAGAAATCGGTACTCATGGCCGAAAAGCTGGCCGCCACCGGCCGGCTGGCCCGCACCCTGGCGCATGAGATCAGGAACCCGCTGACCAATATCCATCTCTCGCTCGATCACCTGCGTACCAGCGATATCTCAGAAGCACAGCTTAATTATTTTGGTATCATTCAGCGCAATGCCAAACGCATCGGCGCCATCATTTCAGAACTGCTGGATACAGCCCGGCCTTCCGATATGATCCTGCAAAATACTTCCCTGCAGGACATACTGGATGAAAGCATCACGGCAGCCATGGACAGGATTGTGCTGAAGAACATCAAACTGCAGATCCGCTACCCGGAGCATATCTTATTTATACCGGCTGATAAAGACAAACTCAAAATTGCCTTTCTCAATATCATCATCAATGCGGTGGAAGCCATGGAGGAGGAGCAAGGCCGGCTGGAAGTGGTCGTGATCAATCATCCCCATGCCTGTGAAGTACGCATTACCGACAACGGAACAGGTATCTCGGAAGAGAACCTGCAACGGCTTTTTGAACCTTATTTTACCTCTAAAAGGAATGGGCTTGGCCTTGGCCTGGCCGCCACGCTCAATATATTGCAGGCGCACCATGCACAGGTAGATGTACATTCTGTCATGGGCGTGGGTACCAGCTTTGTGATCATGTTCAGGCATAAATCCAGGGAGCCTTTCCCGCAAGGCGGGGGCTCTACTGCAGGAGATGCGGCAGAGAAGAAATTGTCATCCTGA
- a CDS encoding porin family protein: MRTTICSLRKLFLPAMLICFITAATAQEQKTSTESTLQPKIGFKGGINLSNLYVDDVEDENMKVGLNVGMFAKFPVTNGFSIQPEVLYSSKGAKLRYNNIFGEGEYRFNLNYVEVPVLAVFNLGKNFNIQAGGYAAYLASANIKRLDTESGDVDHIADLNTDNFKRFDYGLVGGVGIDIQHFTIGARYNYGLNEIGDDDDGITGAATKNSKNSAFTFYIGVGF; encoded by the coding sequence ATGAGAACCACGATTTGCAGCTTACGTAAACTCTTCCTGCCGGCCATGCTTATCTGCTTTATAACAGCAGCCACGGCCCAGGAACAAAAAACTTCCACAGAGAGTACTTTACAGCCTAAGATAGGTTTCAAAGGAGGCATCAACCTCAGCAATTTATATGTTGATGATGTGGAAGATGAGAACATGAAGGTGGGTTTAAACGTAGGTATGTTTGCCAAGTTCCCGGTCACCAATGGTTTTTCCATTCAACCCGAAGTGTTGTATAGCAGCAAAGGCGCTAAGCTGCGTTACAACAATATTTTTGGAGAAGGGGAATACCGCTTTAACCTGAATTATGTAGAAGTGCCCGTATTGGCCGTATTTAACCTGGGGAAGAATTTCAACATTCAGGCAGGTGGTTATGCGGCTTACCTCGCCTCTGCCAATATTAAAAGGCTCGATACCGAAAGCGGCGATGTAGATCATATTGCAGACTTAAACACCGACAATTTCAAACGGTTTGATTATGGCCTGGTAGGTGGTGTTGGAATTGATATACAGCATTTCACCATCGGCGCCCGGTACAATTATGGCCTGAATGAAATTGGTGACGACGATGACGGTATTACCGGAGCGGCCACCAAAAATTCGAAGAACAGCGCCTTCACTTTTTATATTGGCGTAGGATTCTGA